The following are encoded in a window of Phaseolus vulgaris cultivar G19833 chromosome 3, P. vulgaris v2.0, whole genome shotgun sequence genomic DNA:
- the LOC137807902 gene encoding tryptophan aminotransferase-related protein 2-like isoform X2 produces the protein MCLLFLVSFPRFHMGRLDHQLLPGPSLNGTPCLTGDPTMYERFWRQMGDKTTITIPGWQSMSYLSDVSKICWFLEPEFATEVVRLHRVVGNAVTEGRHIVVGTGSSQLILAALYALSSPHAAEPISVVSAAPYYSSYPSMADYQKSGLYQWAGDAENFDKEGPYIELVTSPNNPDGYRRKSMVNRSQGLLIHDLAYYWPQYTPISSPSDHDLTLFTASKSTGHAGMRIGWALVKDKEVAKKMTKFIELNTIGVSKDSQLRAAKVLKAVSESCEQENHQNGESFFKYSYNLMAQRWKQLREVVDAGDMFTLPQFSPAFCTFFGKETEPQPAFMWLKCVDVEDCETFLRGHKILTRSGRQFGASPKYVRISMLDTDETFIELIERLSAIQELE, from the exons ATGTgtcttctttttcttgtttcttttcCCCGTTTCCATATGGGTCGTCTGGATCATCAACTGCTTCCTGGGCCCTCCCTGAATGGAACTCCATGTCTAAC TGGTGACCCAACAATGTATGAAAGATTTTGGCGACAAATGGGTGACAAGACCACAATCACAATTCCAGGATGGCAATCCATGAGTTATTTATCTGATGTCTCAAAAATTTGCTGGTTTTTGGAGCCTGAGTTTGCAACGGAAGTAGTGAGGTTGCACAGAGTGGTGGGCAATGCTGTGACAGAAGGTCGCCATATTGTTGTTGGGACAGGTTCCTCTCAGCTAATTCTGGCGGCCCTTTATGCTCTGTCCTCGCCTCATGCTGCTGAACCAATCAGCGTTGTATCTGCCGCGCCCTATTATTCG TCCTACCCATCAATGGCAGATTACCAGAAATCAGGGCTTTACCAATGGGCTGGTGATGCAGAGAATTTTGACAAAGAAGGTCCTTACATTGAGCTGGTTACTTCTCCCAACAACCCTGATGGATATAGAAGGAAATCAATGGTCAACCGAAGCCAGGGACTATTGATTCATGACCTTGCCTATTATTGGCCGCAATACACTCCAATATCCTCGCCATCAGATCATGATCTCACGCTTTTCACTGCCTCAAAATCCACTGGTCATGCAGGAATGCGAATTGG GTGGGCTCTTGTGAAAGATAAAGAGGTAGCAAAGAAAATGACTAAATTCATAGAGCTAAATACAATTGGTGTCTCGAAGGATTCTCAACTCAGAGCAGCCAAGGTTTTAAAGGCAGTGTCTGAGAGCTGCGAACAAGAAAACCACCAAAACGGGGAATCTTTTTTCAAGTACAGCTACAACCTCATGGCACAAAGGTGGAAGCAACTGAGGGAAGTAGTTGATGCCGGTGATATGTTCACATTGCCCCAATTTTCTCCCGCATTCTGCACCTTCTTTGGAAAGGAGACGGAGCCTCAACCAG CTTTCATGTGGTTGAAGTGCGTAGATGTTGAGGATTGCGAGACCTTCCTTCGGGGACACAAAATTTTAACCAGAAGTGGGAGACAGTTTGGGGCTAGCCCAAAATATGTAAGAATTAGCATGTTGGATACAGATGAAACTTTTATAGAGTTAATAGAGAGACTATCAGCTATACAGGAGCTAGAATGA
- the LOC137807902 gene encoding tryptophan aminotransferase-related protein 2-like isoform X4, whose protein sequence is MTQIHHATCRWNKTKTRGDPTMYERFWRQMGDKTTITIPGWQSMSYLSDVSKICWFLEPEFATEVVRLHRVVGNAVTEGRHIVVGTGSSQLILAALYALSSPHAAEPISVVSAAPYYSSYPSMADYQKSGLYQWAGDAENFDKEGPYIELVTSPNNPDGYRRKSMVNRSQGLLIHDLAYYWPQYTPISSPSDHDLTLFTASKSTGHAGMRIGWALVKDKEVAKKMTKFIELNTIGVSKDSQLRAAKVLKAVSESCEQENHQNGESFFKYSYNLMAQRWKQLREVVDAGDMFTLPQFSPAFCTFFGKETEPQPAFMWLKCVDVEDCETFLRGHKILTRSGRQFGASPKYVRISMLDTDETFIELIERLSAIQELE, encoded by the exons ATGACACAGATACACCATGCTACATGTCGATGGAATAAAACAAAAACGCG TGGTGACCCAACAATGTATGAAAGATTTTGGCGACAAATGGGTGACAAGACCACAATCACAATTCCAGGATGGCAATCCATGAGTTATTTATCTGATGTCTCAAAAATTTGCTGGTTTTTGGAGCCTGAGTTTGCAACGGAAGTAGTGAGGTTGCACAGAGTGGTGGGCAATGCTGTGACAGAAGGTCGCCATATTGTTGTTGGGACAGGTTCCTCTCAGCTAATTCTGGCGGCCCTTTATGCTCTGTCCTCGCCTCATGCTGCTGAACCAATCAGCGTTGTATCTGCCGCGCCCTATTATTCG TCCTACCCATCAATGGCAGATTACCAGAAATCAGGGCTTTACCAATGGGCTGGTGATGCAGAGAATTTTGACAAAGAAGGTCCTTACATTGAGCTGGTTACTTCTCCCAACAACCCTGATGGATATAGAAGGAAATCAATGGTCAACCGAAGCCAGGGACTATTGATTCATGACCTTGCCTATTATTGGCCGCAATACACTCCAATATCCTCGCCATCAGATCATGATCTCACGCTTTTCACTGCCTCAAAATCCACTGGTCATGCAGGAATGCGAATTGG GTGGGCTCTTGTGAAAGATAAAGAGGTAGCAAAGAAAATGACTAAATTCATAGAGCTAAATACAATTGGTGTCTCGAAGGATTCTCAACTCAGAGCAGCCAAGGTTTTAAAGGCAGTGTCTGAGAGCTGCGAACAAGAAAACCACCAAAACGGGGAATCTTTTTTCAAGTACAGCTACAACCTCATGGCACAAAGGTGGAAGCAACTGAGGGAAGTAGTTGATGCCGGTGATATGTTCACATTGCCCCAATTTTCTCCCGCATTCTGCACCTTCTTTGGAAAGGAGACGGAGCCTCAACCAG CTTTCATGTGGTTGAAGTGCGTAGATGTTGAGGATTGCGAGACCTTCCTTCGGGGACACAAAATTTTAACCAGAAGTGGGAGACAGTTTGGGGCTAGCCCAAAATATGTAAGAATTAGCATGTTGGATACAGATGAAACTTTTATAGAGTTAATAGAGAGACTATCAGCTATACAGGAGCTAGAATGA
- the LOC137807902 gene encoding tryptophan aminotransferase-related protein 2-like isoform X3, which yields MMADAESWLAISSTPSLHNSTREKVINLDHGDPTMYERFWRQMGDKTTITIPGWQSMSYLSDVSKICWFLEPEFATEVVRLHRVVGNAVTEGRHIVVGTGSSQLILAALYALSSPHAAEPISVVSAAPYYSSYPSMADYQKSGLYQWAGDAENFDKEGPYIELVTSPNNPDGYRRKSMVNRSQGLLIHDLAYYWPQYTPISSPSDHDLTLFTASKSTGHAGMRIGWALVKDKEVAKKMTKFIELNTIGVSKDSQLRAAKVLKAVSESCEQENHQNGESFFKYSYNLMAQRWKQLREVVDAGDMFTLPQFSPAFCTFFGKETEPQPAFMWLKCVDVEDCETFLRGHKILTRSGRQFGASPKYVRISMLDTDETFIELIERLSAIQELE from the exons TGGTGACCCAACAATGTATGAAAGATTTTGGCGACAAATGGGTGACAAGACCACAATCACAATTCCAGGATGGCAATCCATGAGTTATTTATCTGATGTCTCAAAAATTTGCTGGTTTTTGGAGCCTGAGTTTGCAACGGAAGTAGTGAGGTTGCACAGAGTGGTGGGCAATGCTGTGACAGAAGGTCGCCATATTGTTGTTGGGACAGGTTCCTCTCAGCTAATTCTGGCGGCCCTTTATGCTCTGTCCTCGCCTCATGCTGCTGAACCAATCAGCGTTGTATCTGCCGCGCCCTATTATTCG TCCTACCCATCAATGGCAGATTACCAGAAATCAGGGCTTTACCAATGGGCTGGTGATGCAGAGAATTTTGACAAAGAAGGTCCTTACATTGAGCTGGTTACTTCTCCCAACAACCCTGATGGATATAGAAGGAAATCAATGGTCAACCGAAGCCAGGGACTATTGATTCATGACCTTGCCTATTATTGGCCGCAATACACTCCAATATCCTCGCCATCAGATCATGATCTCACGCTTTTCACTGCCTCAAAATCCACTGGTCATGCAGGAATGCGAATTGG GTGGGCTCTTGTGAAAGATAAAGAGGTAGCAAAGAAAATGACTAAATTCATAGAGCTAAATACAATTGGTGTCTCGAAGGATTCTCAACTCAGAGCAGCCAAGGTTTTAAAGGCAGTGTCTGAGAGCTGCGAACAAGAAAACCACCAAAACGGGGAATCTTTTTTCAAGTACAGCTACAACCTCATGGCACAAAGGTGGAAGCAACTGAGGGAAGTAGTTGATGCCGGTGATATGTTCACATTGCCCCAATTTTCTCCCGCATTCTGCACCTTCTTTGGAAAGGAGACGGAGCCTCAACCAG CTTTCATGTGGTTGAAGTGCGTAGATGTTGAGGATTGCGAGACCTTCCTTCGGGGACACAAAATTTTAACCAGAAGTGGGAGACAGTTTGGGGCTAGCCCAAAATATGTAAGAATTAGCATGTTGGATACAGATGAAACTTTTATAGAGTTAATAGAGAGACTATCAGCTATACAGGAGCTAGAATGA
- the LOC137807902 gene encoding tryptophan aminotransferase-related protein 2-like isoform X5: MYERFWRQMGDKTTITIPGWQSMSYLSDVSKICWFLEPEFATEVVRLHRVVGNAVTEGRHIVVGTGSSQLILAALYALSSPHAAEPISVVSAAPYYSSYPSMADYQKSGLYQWAGDAENFDKEGPYIELVTSPNNPDGYRRKSMVNRSQGLLIHDLAYYWPQYTPISSPSDHDLTLFTASKSTGHAGMRIGWALVKDKEVAKKMTKFIELNTIGVSKDSQLRAAKVLKAVSESCEQENHQNGESFFKYSYNLMAQRWKQLREVVDAGDMFTLPQFSPAFCTFFGKETEPQPAFMWLKCVDVEDCETFLRGHKILTRSGRQFGASPKYVRISMLDTDETFIELIERLSAIQELE; the protein is encoded by the exons ATGTATGAAAGATTTTGGCGACAAATGGGTGACAAGACCACAATCACAATTCCAGGATGGCAATCCATGAGTTATTTATCTGATGTCTCAAAAATTTGCTGGTTTTTGGAGCCTGAGTTTGCAACGGAAGTAGTGAGGTTGCACAGAGTGGTGGGCAATGCTGTGACAGAAGGTCGCCATATTGTTGTTGGGACAGGTTCCTCTCAGCTAATTCTGGCGGCCCTTTATGCTCTGTCCTCGCCTCATGCTGCTGAACCAATCAGCGTTGTATCTGCCGCGCCCTATTATTCG TCCTACCCATCAATGGCAGATTACCAGAAATCAGGGCTTTACCAATGGGCTGGTGATGCAGAGAATTTTGACAAAGAAGGTCCTTACATTGAGCTGGTTACTTCTCCCAACAACCCTGATGGATATAGAAGGAAATCAATGGTCAACCGAAGCCAGGGACTATTGATTCATGACCTTGCCTATTATTGGCCGCAATACACTCCAATATCCTCGCCATCAGATCATGATCTCACGCTTTTCACTGCCTCAAAATCCACTGGTCATGCAGGAATGCGAATTGG GTGGGCTCTTGTGAAAGATAAAGAGGTAGCAAAGAAAATGACTAAATTCATAGAGCTAAATACAATTGGTGTCTCGAAGGATTCTCAACTCAGAGCAGCCAAGGTTTTAAAGGCAGTGTCTGAGAGCTGCGAACAAGAAAACCACCAAAACGGGGAATCTTTTTTCAAGTACAGCTACAACCTCATGGCACAAAGGTGGAAGCAACTGAGGGAAGTAGTTGATGCCGGTGATATGTTCACATTGCCCCAATTTTCTCCCGCATTCTGCACCTTCTTTGGAAAGGAGACGGAGCCTCAACCAG CTTTCATGTGGTTGAAGTGCGTAGATGTTGAGGATTGCGAGACCTTCCTTCGGGGACACAAAATTTTAACCAGAAGTGGGAGACAGTTTGGGGCTAGCCCAAAATATGTAAGAATTAGCATGTTGGATACAGATGAAACTTTTATAGAGTTAATAGAGAGACTATCAGCTATACAGGAGCTAGAATGA